The following coding sequences lie in one Kamptonema formosum PCC 6407 genomic window:
- the pyrF gene encoding orotidine-5'-phosphate decarboxylase: MQFSDRLVEKITQTSNIVVGIDPNFDLMPKAILPASGDSQAVTNALVNFAKLAIDTAYNLIPAVKFQSAYFEQFGSAGIKALAQSIEYARNQKLLVIMDAKRGDIGSTSLAYAQAYLEGKTKLTNGLTIESDLEVDCITINPFLGDDSLEPFVETAIKCNKGLFILVKTSNPGSQMIQDRVVNGKTISYYLAELVNQLGKDSIGKSGYSSIGAVVGATFPEQAKQLREIMPNAIFLVPGVGSQGGKIENTFINFNHDGQGAIVPISRGITYFSNLDMSLEEYQLSMRKKVEYFVEITKKSGN, from the coding sequence ATGCAATTTAGCGATCGCCTTGTAGAAAAAATCACCCAAACGAGTAATATAGTAGTTGGCATCGATCCGAATTTTGATTTAATGCCAAAGGCTATCCTTCCAGCTAGCGGCGATTCTCAAGCTGTTACAAATGCCTTAGTTAATTTTGCAAAACTGGCGATTGATACTGCCTACAATTTGATTCCAGCAGTCAAGTTTCAATCTGCCTATTTCGAGCAATTTGGTAGTGCAGGTATAAAGGCTCTAGCTCAATCTATTGAATATGCTAGAAATCAAAAACTTTTAGTGATTATGGATGCGAAAAGAGGAGATATCGGTTCCACCTCACTTGCCTATGCTCAAGCATATTTAGAAGGAAAGACAAAATTAACAAATGGATTGACAATCGAATCGGATCTAGAAGTAGATTGTATCACGATTAATCCATTTTTAGGAGACGACAGTTTAGAGCCATTTGTAGAAACGGCTATTAAATGTAATAAAGGTTTATTCATTTTGGTGAAAACCTCAAATCCTGGTTCCCAAATGATTCAAGATCGAGTTGTGAATGGAAAAACTATTTCTTACTATTTAGCAGAATTAGTTAATCAATTAGGCAAAGATAGTATTGGCAAAAGTGGTTACAGCTCTATCGGTGCTGTGGTAGGTGCTACATTTCCCGAACAAGCAAAACAGTTAAGGGAAATTATGCCGAATGCTATCTTTTTAGTGCCGGGAGTAGGAAGCCAAGGTGGTAAAATCGAAAATACATTCATCAATTTTAATCATGATGGTCAGGGTGCGATCGTACCAATTTCTAGGGGGATAACCTATTTCTCAAACCTAGATATGTCTTTAGAAGAATATCAATTATCAATGCGAAAAAAAGTTGAGTATTTTGTTGAAATCACGAAAAAATCTGGTAACTAA
- a CDS encoding SDR family NAD(P)-dependent oxidoreductase, giving the protein MKDNLLVILGVQGALGSAISCREDLNADIFGIDLPQATCLENLSYYLACDFSNRSQIRATIDTLPVFNYKKVIFVSCIGKFGDETFNSSSFEEDSLYENIQVNLVGIAHFMIAAIKRCLTQNIPTRVIIVGSAAAYVGSRDIAYGIAKAGLNGLVLSLSKSLASQNSVIIGVNPGIFESTMSQGVSSERQSQAIETTHIKRKGRLEEIANFVTYVAFDAPDYLTGSILNINGGQYT; this is encoded by the coding sequence ATGAAAGATAATTTACTTGTAATATTGGGTGTGCAAGGAGCATTAGGTTCGGCTATTTCCTGTCGCGAAGATTTGAATGCCGATATTTTTGGCATAGATTTACCACAAGCAACTTGCCTTGAAAATTTAAGTTACTATCTTGCCTGTGATTTTAGCAACCGGAGTCAAATTCGAGCAACAATAGATACACTTCCTGTTTTTAACTATAAGAAAGTTATTTTTGTTAGTTGTATTGGTAAGTTTGGTGACGAAACATTTAACTCTTCCAGTTTTGAAGAAGATAGTTTATATGAAAATATTCAAGTTAATTTGGTAGGTATTGCTCATTTTATGATTGCGGCCATTAAAAGGTGTCTAACCCAAAATATTCCCACGCGAGTAATCATAGTTGGTTCGGCGGCGGCTTATGTTGGAAGTAGAGATATCGCCTATGGAATTGCTAAAGCCGGACTCAATGGATTAGTATTAAGTTTATCGAAGTCATTGGCTAGTCAGAATTCGGTGATTATTGGAGTCAATCCAGGAATATTTGAATCTACAATGTCCCAAGGGGTGTCTTCTGAGAGACAATCTCAGGCGATCGAAACTACGCATATTAAGCGAAAAGGAAGATTAGAAGAAATTGCAAACTTCGTGACTTATGTTGCCTTTGATGCACCTGATTATCTGACAGGCTCCATATTAAATATCAATGGAGGACAGTATACTTAA
- a CDS encoding GTP cyclohydrolase II — protein MTTSPTIVDKVLGISLLFKEKVNLLMGGYKIRMDGVEAEHGVIYKGNIENPEEPILLRINSACYTSDIFGCQRCDCNWQLRQAIDTIERSENGLIIYHFNHEGRGAGWTNKLKTYALMEQRNYTTFEAFSHLGIQVDQRSYYPAILILKDLNIKVVNLMSNNLDKENFLIANGVKVNQRIPLVSHKKEWQKYLISKKIQFGHDIQ, from the coding sequence ATGACTACATCGCCGACAATAGTGGATAAAGTTCTTGGTATATCATTATTATTTAAGGAGAAAGTTAACCTGTTAATGGGCGGTTATAAAATAAGAATGGATGGAGTTGAGGCAGAGCATGGAGTTATTTATAAAGGCAATATTGAAAATCCGGAAGAGCCAATTTTATTGCGAATTAATTCCGCTTGCTACACAAGCGACATTTTTGGCTGTCAAAGATGCGACTGTAACTGGCAACTCAGGCAAGCAATTGATACGATCGAGCGCTCAGAAAATGGTTTAATTATATATCACTTTAACCACGAAGGGAGAGGTGCTGGATGGACAAATAAATTAAAAACTTATGCGCTTATGGAACAAAGAAATTATACGACGTTTGAGGCTTTTTCACATTTAGGTATTCAAGTAGACCAGCGGAGTTATTATCCGGCTATTTTGATTTTGAAGGATTTGAATATCAAAGTGGTGAACCTGATGAGCAATAATCTTGACAAAGAGAATTTTTTAATCGCCAATGGTGTTAAAGTAAATCAAAGAATACCTTTGGTTAGTCACAAAAAAGAATGGCAAAAATATTTAATATCAAAAAAAATTCAATTTGGCCATGACATTCAATGA
- a CDS encoding NAD(P)/FAD-dependent oxidoreductase, with protein sequence MQVQGQLNAKKVCSSEENQFDVGIVGSGISGSILAAILAKHNVRVLLIDADSHPKFAIGESTVPHTSKMLELMGDRYGVPELKNLATFQDIRQKVTSSCGIKLGFGFVYHRQEEDQNPQQVTQTLIPGQPENHWYRQDIDSYMFHTAIRYGTECRQKTKIIDINIDEQGVDLKTEQGEKFRVKYLVDGSGYRSPLAQKFDLRETPTRMKTHSRTVFTHMVGVKPYEDCVHPKNVLDQPVSWSQCTLHHIFDGGWMWVIPFNNHKDATNPLCSVGLCLDSRRFPKNDTPPEAEWKQFLTRFPSIAKQFEEAKPVRSWTSTSRLQYSVKKCVGDRYCLTSHAAGFIDALFSRGLANTTAIIDVLANRILQAVADNDFSTEHFEYIEQLQQNTINYNDQLVNCSYISFRDFDLWNAWFRMWYLAVGLGGLRLGMMHKKFIQTGDYSVLPDAHEPLGLFNIDPKNEEFRKLWDAAVAIVESVDIGETAPKDAAQKIMIMLDSADFLPPALRLSDPSKRYIDFKNDDINLHFLSWKTFSTSPEMEAIYSI encoded by the coding sequence ATGCAAGTGCAAGGCCAACTGAACGCTAAGAAAGTATGCTCCTCAGAAGAGAACCAGTTTGATGTTGGCATTGTGGGATCTGGGATTAGTGGCAGTATCCTAGCCGCAATTCTTGCTAAGCATAATGTTCGTGTGTTGCTTATTGATGCAGATAGTCATCCGAAATTTGCAATTGGGGAATCAACCGTACCCCATACCTCAAAGATGTTAGAATTGATGGGCGATCGCTATGGCGTTCCCGAACTCAAAAATCTTGCTACCTTTCAAGATATTCGTCAAAAGGTAACATCGTCTTGTGGTATTAAACTGGGTTTTGGATTTGTCTATCACCGCCAAGAGGAAGACCAAAATCCTCAACAAGTTACTCAAACTTTAATTCCCGGACAACCGGAGAACCACTGGTATCGGCAGGATATTGATTCCTATATGTTTCATACTGCCATACGTTATGGGACAGAATGCCGACAGAAAACAAAAATTATCGACATAAATATTGACGAGCAAGGTGTTGACTTAAAAACAGAACAAGGAGAAAAATTCAGAGTTAAATATTTAGTAGATGGCAGCGGTTATCGTTCTCCCTTAGCTCAAAAGTTTGATTTACGGGAAACACCAACTCGCATGAAAACTCACTCTCGTACTGTGTTTACTCACATGGTTGGTGTAAAACCTTACGAGGACTGCGTACACCCTAAAAATGTACTCGATCAGCCTGTATCCTGGTCTCAGTGTACGCTGCATCACATCTTTGATGGTGGCTGGATGTGGGTAATTCCTTTCAACAACCATAAAGATGCTACCAACCCTTTGTGCAGCGTTGGTTTGTGCTTGGATTCCCGACGCTTTCCTAAAAATGACACACCACCTGAAGCAGAATGGAAGCAGTTTCTGACCAGGTTTCCTTCGATCGCGAAACAATTTGAAGAAGCGAAACCAGTGCGGAGTTGGACTTCCACGTCTCGCCTGCAATATTCTGTCAAAAAATGCGTGGGCGATCGCTATTGCCTGACATCTCACGCTGCTGGTTTTATCGATGCGCTTTTTTCGAGAGGACTTGCTAATACCACCGCGATTATTGATGTCCTTGCTAATAGAATTCTGCAAGCTGTTGCCGACAACGATTTTTCAACAGAACACTTCGAGTATATAGAACAGTTGCAACAGAATACTATCAATTATAACGATCAATTGGTTAACTGCTCATATATCTCGTTTAGAGACTTCGATCTTTGGAATGCTTGGTTTCGGATGTGGTATCTCGCTGTAGGTTTGGGTGGTTTGAGGTTAGGAATGATGCACAAAAAATTCATTCAAACTGGCGATTATTCAGTCCTACCTGATGCCCATGAACCATTGGGTTTATTTAATATAGATCCGAAGAATGAAGAATTTAGAAAATTATGGGATGCTGCTGTTGCTATTGTGGAATCGGTAGATATAGGAGAGACTGCACCAAAAGATGCCGCACAAAAAATTATGATTATGCTCGATAGCGCTGACTTTTTACCTCCCGCTTTGAGGTTATCTGACCCAAGTAAGCGTTATATAGATTTCAAAAATGATGACATTAATCTGCACTTTCTTTCGTGGAAAACATTTTCTACCAGTCCGGAAATGGAAGCAATCTATAGCATTTGA
- a CDS encoding RNA recognition motif domain-containing protein, with translation MSIRLYVGNLPKELERQELQAVFAEEGESVSAKVITDRKTGKCRGFGFVTVATDEQADQVIEKYNGFMFKENPLKIEKALPRSKGGKGEKGDEDQPQQQSQSQPQSQQQPPQQRSAPSPGGGGGGGGGKSGGRRRGGDNKSRRGAGAATSYTADSGSVQPDPRWASALEELKQRLAAAQTNS, from the coding sequence ATGTCTATTCGTCTCTATGTAGGCAATCTCCCTAAAGAACTCGAACGCCAAGAACTGCAAGCAGTTTTTGCTGAGGAAGGCGAATCGGTTTCTGCTAAGGTGATCACCGATCGCAAAACTGGCAAATGTCGGGGGTTTGGGTTTGTGACGGTAGCTACTGACGAACAAGCCGATCAAGTAATTGAAAAATACAACGGCTTTATGTTCAAGGAAAATCCCCTTAAGATTGAAAAGGCATTGCCTCGGTCTAAGGGGGGCAAAGGTGAAAAGGGTGATGAAGATCAGCCTCAGCAGCAGTCCCAGTCTCAGCCTCAATCGCAACAACAACCTCCACAGCAGCGTTCTGCGCCGTCTCCCGGTGGCGGTGGCGGTGGTGGCGGTGGTAAAAGCGGCGGTCGTCGGCGGGGTGGCGATAATAAGTCACGCCGGGGTGCGGGTGCAGCAACTAGCTATACTGCCGATTCTGGTTCGGTACAGCCAGATCCTCGCTGGGCTAGTGCTCTGGAAGAACTCAAGCAAAGGCTGGCGGCTGCTCAAACTAATTCCTAA
- a CDS encoding MFS transporter, which yields MQNKEKQTLQIHSEPKASEKWWALFGIGTGVFMFGLDIHIVTLALPTLVESFHTNFITIQWVAIGYLLMLNVFVLAVGRLGDMYSKKLLYLTGMLLFTLGSLLCGLAPNVSFLIGFRVVQGIGSVFIAALGTAIITEIFPEKQRGQALGIIAGIFAISIALGPTVGGLLINLWDWPLIFWVNVPIGVIASWIVLRVVPKEIITKESQPFDWIGALLMAISLSCFALGITLVQNQGFGSIKVLILFTLAAISLACFLAIEARIQAPLLNLKIFESLELSLNLLMNFIVYLALTGVIFIIPFFLELVKHYPASQVGLLMAVQPMLNGLISPVCGIMSDRFGERIISLIGLILMAFGYLAIATFNSELTSLGYIVRMIPVGVGMGMFYAPNNSAVMGAVSKEYLGITSALLSLSRTFGHMSGVPILGALFSTFTIATAKLSGFDVKDVTDAPVEALVFGVQATFHTAAIVMAALVIVTSVFWVLEKVEKPVVTTS from the coding sequence ATGCAAAATAAGGAAAAACAAACTTTACAGATCCACTCAGAACCAAAAGCTTCTGAAAAATGGTGGGCACTCTTCGGGATTGGGACTGGTGTGTTTATGTTTGGTTTGGATATCCACATCGTTACCCTCGCCCTACCAACATTAGTTGAATCATTCCACACTAACTTTATTACCATTCAATGGGTAGCGATCGGTTATTTACTGATGCTCAACGTTTTCGTGTTAGCTGTGGGTAGGTTGGGTGATATGTACAGTAAAAAGCTGTTGTACCTGACTGGAATGCTCTTGTTTACACTGGGTTCCCTGCTATGCGGACTAGCACCTAATGTTAGTTTTTTGATTGGCTTTAGAGTCGTTCAAGGCATAGGATCTGTGTTTATTGCTGCATTAGGTACGGCAATTATTACAGAAATATTTCCTGAAAAACAACGGGGACAAGCACTCGGTATTATAGCCGGAATTTTTGCCATATCAATTGCCCTCGGCCCAACGGTAGGAGGACTATTAATTAATTTATGGGACTGGCCTTTAATATTTTGGGTGAATGTACCTATTGGTGTAATTGCCAGTTGGATTGTACTTAGAGTTGTACCCAAAGAGATTATTACTAAAGAGTCACAACCCTTTGATTGGATTGGCGCGTTGTTGATGGCAATCAGCCTATCTTGCTTTGCACTCGGCATAACTTTAGTTCAAAACCAAGGTTTCGGTAGTATCAAAGTGCTGATTCTATTCACTTTGGCTGCCATCAGCTTAGCCTGTTTTTTGGCGATAGAAGCTCGCATTCAAGCACCCCTACTCAACCTAAAAATTTTTGAATCGCTAGAGTTATCGCTTAATCTATTAATGAATTTTATAGTTTATCTTGCACTCACAGGTGTGATTTTTATCATCCCTTTCTTTTTGGAATTAGTGAAGCATTATCCTGCTAGTCAGGTGGGTTTGTTAATGGCGGTGCAGCCTATGCTAAATGGGCTAATTTCACCAGTTTGTGGAATTATGTCTGACCGATTTGGAGAGCGAATTATCAGCTTAATTGGATTGATTTTAATGGCATTTGGGTATTTAGCGATCGCCACTTTTAATAGCGAGTTGACTTCATTGGGTTATATTGTGCGGATGATTCCTGTAGGGGTAGGGATGGGAATGTTCTACGCTCCCAATAATAGTGCTGTGATGGGAGCAGTGTCAAAGGAATACTTAGGTATCACTTCTGCATTATTGTCTTTGTCGCGGACATTCGGACATATGAGTGGCGTGCCAATTTTGGGCGCTTTGTTTTCAACTTTTACGATTGCTACAGCTAAGCTATCTGGATTTGATGTTAAAGATGTCACAGATGCACCTGTTGAGGCATTAGTCTTTGGAGTGCAGGCGACTTTTCACACCGCTGCAATAGTTATGGCAGCTTTAGTAATTGTAACATCTGTCTTCTGGGTGTTAGAGAAAGTGGAGAAACCTGTTGTTACAACATCTTAA
- a CDS encoding Tab2/Atab2 family RNA-binding protein, with translation MVIWQVDFYRRPLKDDAGEKLWELSICDLDRNFTFSTFCPQSQANSGWLTEQLQQVSQGKNLPDLIQVFRPQSLGLIEAAAQVLDVEVEATRRTFALKRLLEERAKQYQKMANYTGEAYHPLMLESPPPVPLPENLWGDRWRFAALPAGDIEDAFKSRPIPILEMPELLLPLNLALASTVSVPGVIIDGGRQSMRLARWLQAAKPVALNYIPGSPDGLILEAGLVDRWIVATFEDPDVKAAGEIYQQRQQLSHGLHFLLVQPDDSGMTYTGFWLLNFNPRS, from the coding sequence ATGGTTATTTGGCAAGTTGATTTTTATCGCCGCCCTCTCAAGGATGATGCTGGAGAAAAGTTATGGGAGTTATCGATCTGCGACTTAGACCGCAATTTTACTTTTAGCACTTTTTGCCCTCAATCTCAAGCTAATTCTGGCTGGCTTACCGAACAATTACAACAGGTAAGTCAGGGGAAAAATTTACCAGATTTGATACAAGTATTTAGACCCCAATCTTTGGGTTTAATTGAGGCAGCGGCGCAAGTTTTGGATGTCGAGGTAGAAGCGACTCGGCGCACTTTTGCTCTAAAACGACTATTAGAAGAACGGGCGAAACAATATCAAAAAATGGCTAACTATACGGGTGAAGCTTACCATCCGTTAATGTTAGAGTCACCGCCGCCCGTACCTTTACCGGAGAATTTATGGGGCGATCGCTGGCGTTTTGCAGCACTACCCGCTGGCGATATTGAAGATGCTTTTAAAAGCCGTCCTATACCAATTTTAGAGATGCCAGAATTACTATTACCGCTAAATTTAGCATTAGCTTCAACGGTATCTGTACCTGGGGTTATAATTGATGGAGGTCGCCAATCAATGCGATTAGCGAGATGGCTACAAGCAGCTAAACCAGTTGCTTTAAATTATATTCCCGGTAGTCCCGATGGCTTAATTTTGGAAGCAGGATTAGTTGACAGGTGGATTGTTGCTACTTTTGAAGATCCTGATGTAAAGGCGGCGGGGGAAATTTACCAACAGCGCCAGCAATTAAGTCACGGATTGCATTTTTTGCTAGTTCAACCTGATGATTCAGGTATGACTTATACTGGATTTTGGCTATTAAATTTTAATCCTCGATCTTGA
- a CDS encoding energy-coupling factor ABC transporter ATP-binding protein yields the protein MSVSGTDLEMVAPAITVRDLCFSWPKGDRVLQNCSLKVPKGEFWMLLGTNGSGKSTLLRLLAELLSPQSGEIDIQGRLGFVFQNPDHQLVMPTVGADVAFGLVEEKLSIAQVRERVEEALAAVNLLDLQRRPIYALSGGQKQRIAIAGAIARHCEVLLLDEPTALLDPDSQLDLVAQVQRLIKNRGLTALWVTHRLDELNYCDGAFLLEKGEVVDRGDPVRLKQRLMQIQEV from the coding sequence ATGAGCGTTTCGGGTACAGATTTAGAGATGGTAGCTCCGGCGATTACCGTGCGCGATTTATGCTTTAGCTGGCCCAAGGGCGATCGCGTTTTGCAAAATTGCTCTCTAAAGGTTCCCAAGGGCGAATTCTGGATGCTCTTGGGTACAAATGGCAGCGGCAAGTCAACGCTTTTGAGGTTGCTGGCGGAACTATTATCCCCCCAGTCGGGGGAAATTGACATTCAGGGACGGCTGGGTTTTGTCTTCCAAAACCCTGACCACCAGTTGGTAATGCCGACGGTGGGGGCGGATGTGGCTTTTGGCCTGGTGGAGGAAAAGCTGTCGATCGCTCAGGTGCGAGAGAGAGTAGAGGAGGCGTTAGCTGCTGTAAATTTGCTGGATTTGCAGCGGCGGCCGATTTATGCTCTCAGCGGGGGACAAAAACAGCGCATAGCGATCGCTGGTGCGATCGCTCGTCATTGCGAGGTTTTACTATTAGATGAACCTACAGCTTTGCTCGATCCTGATTCTCAGTTAGATTTAGTCGCTCAAGTTCAGCGTTTGATCAAAAATCGAGGATTGACTGCTTTGTGGGTCACGCACCGTTTGGATGAATTGAATTATTGTGATGGGGCTTTTTTGTTAGAGAAAGGTGAGGTTGTAGATCGAGGCGATCCTGTAAGATTGAAGCAGCGATTGATGCAAATTCAAGAGGTTTAG
- a CDS encoding M48 family metalloprotease, which translates to MASPSNPSLPDSSIKPSLEDGLAALKAKDYPSAIAHLEAIAKAEANQRSGLRAQMGLVIAYKKTGKVKDAIALCSALTKSSNSQAKAWASKTLKDLVKRHPPKIAGEQGSRGAEERGSRGAGEQGSGGAGEQGSRGAEEQGSGGAGEQGSEEKQEAGGLALELPDSEEISPVETGFIPFESPAIASPPITTSASETAPQADLTGFVPFDATAVPTVPSKVIKQNVVSSPSATSQVPNIKLSKQNDTDTTPPISLKGDAEVDSHLLDTSETLQGSPEEEQSREHNPNLAKNYSTESSSYQLTWRKSDRAQKWRPLKPLKFGRFWLEQIATGLALFWVTVTVVKFLLTTVNTVLLHFYLLTKIPLLKPIQLFYLNPAPFLQFTFGLLLVFSPWLMDALLKQFHGLQPLPMTSLFNYSKEANGVLRSFCRKRDLPVPTIKVLPTSVPIAMTYGCLPRFARIVVSQGLLEQLSEDEIAVVFARELGHIVHWDFVVMSLATIVIQIPYTIYWQAGYWGDRAKELPNIPISVRGFIIPFLRGVAIAISSASYGIFWLLRWPVLWLSRRRVYYSDRLAAEITGNPNALTRAIAKMAIGIAEDVRQQQQICPLLEGFEFLTPLGVKQAVTLGSAASLAPLETLLQWDIHNPYRKWLEVYNTHPLIGERLHLLTLYAQHWKLETELDLATKPAGELLSGQAGEQKRNSRLPITNSQLPITNYQLPKLLLQGAPFFGIPMSLAIVVGIWSIGWIFSLFDIWQLDWLKGDRGILIGCLPIGFSLGTFIRINYFFPDIKPSATAEPTITEILSNSEALPLDSQPVQLQGKLLGRSGINNWLGQDLILETATGLVKLHHLSILGPIGNLWPVPTRPSDLIGKSVIATGWLRRGPTVAIDLENLRTEGGRTSYSGHPIWSTILAFAAALWGAYIIFNTGRLGI; encoded by the coding sequence ATGGCATCTCCTAGCAATCCCTCTCTACCAGATTCATCTATTAAACCCTCTCTGGAAGATGGTTTAGCTGCTTTGAAAGCAAAAGATTACCCCAGCGCGATCGCACATCTAGAAGCTATTGCCAAAGCAGAGGCAAATCAGCGATCGGGTTTGCGGGCACAGATGGGATTGGTGATTGCTTATAAAAAGACTGGGAAAGTCAAAGACGCGATCGCTCTCTGTTCCGCTTTAACTAAAAGTTCCAACAGTCAAGCAAAAGCTTGGGCCTCCAAAACATTAAAAGATTTAGTCAAGCGTCATCCACCAAAGATAGCAGGGGAGCAGGGGAGCAGGGGAGCGGAGGAGCGGGGGAGCAGGGGAGCGGGGGAGCAGGGGAGCGGGGGAGCAGGGGAGCAGGGGAGCAGGGGAGCGGAGGAGCAGGGGAGCGGGGGAGCGGGGGAGCAGGGGAGCGAGGAAAAGCAAGAAGCGGGGGGTTTAGCTTTAGAATTGCCAGATTCAGAAGAAATATCCCCAGTTGAAACTGGTTTTATTCCGTTTGAATCTCCAGCGATCGCATCTCCACCGATAACTACCTCTGCTTCTGAAACAGCACCACAAGCTGACTTAACAGGATTTGTCCCCTTCGATGCGACTGCGGTACCAACTGTTCCAAGTAAAGTCATTAAACAGAATGTCGTTTCCTCGCCATCAGCAACTTCCCAAGTCCCTAATATTAAGCTTTCTAAGCAGAATGATACAGATACAACGCCGCCAATATCTCTCAAAGGCGATGCCGAAGTTGACTCCCATCTTCTCGATACTTCGGAGACTTTACAAGGCTCACCAGAGGAAGAACAAAGTCGCGAGCATAATCCCAATTTGGCAAAAAATTATAGCACTGAAAGTAGTAGCTATCAATTAACTTGGCGAAAGAGCGATCGCGCTCAGAAATGGCGACCCCTCAAACCCCTAAAATTTGGTCGTTTTTGGTTGGAACAGATAGCAACTGGACTCGCTCTATTTTGGGTGACTGTCACTGTGGTGAAATTTCTCCTAACTACTGTCAATACTGTATTACTTCACTTTTATCTATTAACAAAGATTCCTTTATTAAAGCCAATTCAGCTTTTTTATCTCAACCCCGCCCCATTTTTACAATTCACATTTGGGTTGCTCTTAGTTTTCTCGCCCTGGTTAATGGACGCACTATTAAAGCAGTTTCACGGCTTGCAACCGCTACCCATGACCAGCTTATTTAATTATAGTAAAGAAGCTAATGGGGTACTGCGAAGTTTTTGCCGAAAAAGAGACTTGCCAGTACCTACTATAAAAGTTTTGCCGACTAGCGTTCCCATCGCTATGACTTATGGTTGCTTACCCCGATTCGCCAGAATTGTAGTTAGTCAGGGATTGTTAGAACAACTTTCAGAAGATGAAATTGCTGTTGTTTTTGCCCGCGAGTTGGGGCATATCGTTCACTGGGATTTTGTAGTAATGTCCCTGGCAACAATAGTGATTCAAATTCCCTACACTATCTACTGGCAAGCTGGATATTGGGGAGATCGAGCCAAAGAGTTGCCAAATATTCCTATATCTGTTCGAGGATTTATAATACCTTTTCTGCGGGGGGTAGCGATCGCTATTTCGTCAGCTAGTTATGGCATCTTTTGGCTGCTGCGGTGGCCCGTTTTGTGGCTATCACGGCGACGAGTTTATTATAGCGATCGCCTCGCGGCTGAAATTACAGGTAATCCTAATGCCTTGACTCGCGCGATCGCAAAAATGGCGATCGGTATTGCTGAAGATGTCCGCCAACAGCAGCAAATTTGCCCTCTACTCGAAGGCTTTGAATTTTTGACACCCTTGGGTGTCAAACAAGCCGTTACACTTGGTTCTGCCGCATCACTAGCCCCTCTGGAAACCCTTTTACAATGGGATATACACAACCCTTACCGCAAGTGGTTAGAAGTCTATAATACCCATCCTTTAATCGGAGAACGCTTACACTTATTAACCCTCTACGCCCAGCACTGGAAACTAGAAACTGAGCTAGATTTAGCAACCAAGCCAGCAGGGGAGCTCTTGAGCGGCCAAGCAGGGGAACAGAAGCGCAATTCTCGCTTACCAATTACCAATTCCCAATTACCAATTACCAATTACCAATTACCAAAACTGCTGTTACAAGGTGCTCCCTTCTTCGGCATTCCTATGAGTTTAGCGATCGTTGTCGGGATTTGGTCGATCGGGTGGATTTTCTCACTCTTCGACATTTGGCAACTAGATTGGCTTAAAGGCGATCGCGGCATTCTGATCGGTTGCTTACCTATTGGCTTTAGCCTCGGCACTTTTATCCGCATCAACTACTTCTTTCCAGACATTAAACCCTCGGCAACGGCGGAACCAACAATAACAGAGATATTATCTAACTCAGAAGCTTTACCTCTAGATAGCCAGCCTGTCCAACTCCAAGGCAAACTCCTCGGTAGAAGCGGCATCAACAATTGGCTGGGACAGGATTTAATTCTGGAAACTGCCACTGGCTTAGTGAAATTACACCATCTGTCCATACTCGGCCCGATTGGCAATCTGTGGCCAGTACCAACCCGTCCCTCGGATTTAATCGGAAAATCAGTTATTGCTACTGGATGGCTTAGGCGAGGGCCGACTGTGGCGATCGATCTGGAAAACTTACGGACTGAAGGCGGCAGAACCAGCTATAGCGGTCATCCCATCTGGTCTACGATTTTAGCCTTTGCTGCGGCTCTCTGGGGAGCCTACATTATCTTTAATACTGGCAGATTGGGGATATGA